The Micromonospora sp. NBC_00421 genome contains a region encoding:
- a CDS encoding NAD-dependent epimerase/dehydratase family protein: MTHVLVTGGAGFIGTHVVTALHDAGHLVTVVDSGHPGAHRQPLPDTVAGAPLVRLDLRDRSAVDGALAGVDVVVHQAAMVGLGVDLDDLPEYVGCNDLGTAVLLAAMARAGVHRLVLASSMVVYGEGAYSCAAHGPVRPAPRTVADLAAGRFEPTCPSCGATLVPGLIGEEAPLDPRSGYAATKVAQEHLTSAWARQTGGSVVALRYHNVYGPGMPRDTPYSGVAAIFRSSIEGGQPPRVFEDGGQRRDFVHVRDVAAANVAALDATGTRTGWRAYNIASGRPATIGELATELARAAGGRPPVVTGEFRLADVRHVVASPARAEAELGFRAVVGLADGIAEFAYAPLRG; the protein is encoded by the coding sequence GTGACTCACGTACTCGTCACCGGCGGTGCCGGTTTCATCGGAACCCATGTGGTGACCGCCCTGCACGACGCCGGCCACCTGGTGACCGTGGTGGACTCCGGTCATCCCGGCGCACACCGGCAGCCGCTGCCGGACACCGTGGCGGGCGCCCCGCTCGTCCGGCTCGACCTGCGCGACAGGTCCGCCGTGGACGGGGCGCTGGCCGGCGTCGACGTGGTCGTCCACCAGGCGGCGATGGTGGGACTCGGCGTCGACCTGGACGACCTGCCCGAGTACGTCGGCTGCAACGATCTCGGCACGGCCGTCCTGCTCGCCGCGATGGCCCGCGCGGGCGTGCACCGGCTGGTGCTCGCCAGCTCCATGGTGGTCTACGGCGAGGGCGCCTACTCCTGCGCCGCCCACGGTCCGGTCCGCCCCGCGCCGCGAACCGTCGCCGACCTGGCCGCCGGCCGTTTCGAGCCGACCTGCCCGAGTTGCGGTGCCACCCTCGTGCCGGGGCTGATCGGTGAGGAGGCTCCGCTGGACCCCCGCAGCGGGTACGCCGCCACCAAGGTCGCCCAGGAACATCTCACCTCGGCGTGGGCCCGGCAGACCGGAGGCTCGGTGGTGGCGCTGCGTTACCACAACGTCTACGGGCCGGGGATGCCCCGGGACACGCCGTACAGCGGGGTGGCGGCGATCTTCCGCTCCTCGATCGAGGGCGGACAACCGCCCCGGGTGTTCGAGGACGGCGGCCAGCGCCGTGACTTCGTGCACGTCCGCGACGTGGCGGCGGCCAACGTCGCCGCGCTGGACGCGACCGGGACGCGCACCGGCTGGCGGGCGTACAACATCGCCTCCGGTCGTCCGGCCACCATCGGCGAGCTGGCCACGGAGCTCGCGCGGGCCGCCGGTGGCCGCCCGCCGGTGGTCACCGGCGAGTTCCGGCTCGCCGACGTGCGGCACGTGGTCGCCTCGCCCGCGCGGGCCGAGGCCGAACTCGGCTTCCGGGCCGTCGTGGGGCTCGCCGACGGGATCGCGGAGTTCGCGTACGCGCCGTTGCGCGGGTGA
- a CDS encoding DUF1996 domain-containing protein encodes MNRRKNGTPLVQSRPARLAMAAVVLAATGALTVTFVTSGGKGTADAATSLDQFVKIENVAPNVQNPKPAAGASTGRFTVDCGTNGNGKFSPDNPVAQPGIRNGAEHVHDFVGNLAITANSSNADLDASGTTCRNGDKSSYFWPVVRIDKSVRSGNQVQQALAQTQPMVVCPSVGKRLRAVPTGARATVDRLLAELDRQQAAANQRMTASRGRIDAAFNREVIDSLRARRAAMIKQISTTVTAAGGNQPGLVSLVECDISYDDMHARMPGATHRASVKAAQAANPRIQCPSVRDKLPGVPAGALAEVNRNLDELDRQISEANERLVTSRGQGGPAFVDNAILGPLRAKRTAVLDRIAIAISRQAARPQGLEAFATCTLDQAPGATAAPSNAPTTAAAPTTAAALPDPQGPNFELPGNTGGIVRPAQVLIEYRGNPVSKVVPMPKFLRALTGDAKPTSRGPANARATWSCAGFADRLSDKYPICPAGSQVQRVHDFPGCWDGRNIDSDNHRNHVAFADKATGACPQGFQAIPQLRITVGYDIARDVQVKGQYALDSFPEENHNPFSDHNDFVNVNSAQTMQRIATCINKGKNCS; translated from the coding sequence ATGAACCGCAGAAAGAACGGGACGCCGCTGGTGCAGTCGCGGCCGGCCCGGCTCGCCATGGCGGCGGTCGTGCTGGCGGCCACCGGTGCGCTGACCGTCACCTTCGTCACCAGCGGCGGCAAGGGCACCGCGGACGCCGCCACCAGCCTGGACCAGTTCGTGAAGATCGAGAACGTGGCGCCGAACGTGCAGAACCCGAAGCCGGCCGCCGGCGCTTCGACCGGCCGGTTCACCGTCGACTGCGGCACGAACGGCAACGGCAAGTTCAGCCCGGACAACCCGGTGGCCCAGCCCGGCATCCGCAACGGCGCCGAACACGTCCACGACTTCGTCGGCAACCTGGCCATCACCGCGAACTCCTCCAACGCCGACCTGGACGCCTCCGGCACCACCTGCCGCAACGGTGACAAGTCGTCCTACTTCTGGCCGGTCGTCCGGATCGACAAGAGCGTCCGCAGCGGCAACCAGGTCCAGCAGGCCCTCGCCCAGACCCAGCCGATGGTCGTCTGCCCCTCGGTCGGCAAGCGGCTGCGCGCCGTCCCCACCGGAGCCCGCGCCACCGTCGACCGCCTGCTGGCCGAACTGGACCGCCAGCAGGCTGCCGCGAACCAGCGGATGACGGCCAGCCGGGGCCGCATCGACGCCGCGTTCAACCGTGAGGTCATCGACTCGCTGCGGGCCCGCCGCGCCGCGATGATCAAGCAGATCAGCACCACGGTCACCGCCGCCGGCGGTAACCAGCCCGGCCTGGTCTCGCTCGTCGAATGTGACATCAGCTACGACGACATGCACGCCCGGATGCCCGGCGCCACCCACCGCGCGAGCGTCAAGGCGGCCCAGGCCGCCAACCCGCGGATCCAGTGCCCCAGCGTGCGGGACAAGTTGCCCGGCGTGCCCGCCGGGGCGCTCGCCGAGGTGAACCGCAACCTCGACGAACTCGACCGGCAGATCTCCGAGGCCAACGAACGCCTCGTCACCAGCCGTGGCCAGGGTGGCCCGGCCTTCGTCGACAACGCCATCCTCGGCCCGCTGCGCGCCAAGCGGACCGCCGTGCTCGACCGGATCGCCATCGCGATCAGCCGGCAGGCCGCCCGCCCGCAGGGCCTCGAAGCGTTCGCCACCTGCACCCTGGACCAGGCCCCCGGCGCCACGGCGGCACCGAGCAACGCGCCCACCACTGCCGCCGCGCCCACGACTGCCGCCGCGCTCCCCGATCCGCAGGGGCCCAACTTCGAACTGCCCGGCAACACCGGTGGCATCGTCCGCCCGGCGCAGGTGTTGATCGAGTACCGCGGCAACCCGGTCAGCAAGGTGGTGCCGATGCCGAAGTTCCTCCGGGCGCTCACCGGTGACGCCAAGCCGACCAGCCGTGGCCCGGCCAACGCCCGCGCCACCTGGAGCTGCGCGGGCTTCGCCGACCGGCTCTCCGACAAGTACCCGATCTGCCCCGCCGGCAGCCAGGTGCAGCGCGTGCACGACTTCCCCGGCTGCTGGGACGGCAGGAACATCGACAGCGACAACCACCGCAACCACGTCGCGTTCGCCGACAAGGCCACCGGCGCGTGCCCGCAGGGCTTCCAGGCGATCCCGCAGCTGCGGATCACCGTCGGCTACGACATCGCCCGCGACGTGCAGGTCAAGGGTCAGTACGCTCTCGACTCCTTCCCCGAGGAGAACCACAACCCCTTCTCCGACCACAACGACTTCGTCAACGTCAACTCCGCCCAGACCATGCAGCGCATCGCCACCTGCATCAACAAGGGCAAGAACTGCTCCTGA
- a CDS encoding glycosyltransferase family 2 protein, protein MTDVVLPCRNEAPALPDLLARMPAGYRPIVVDNGSTDGSAAVARACGAEVISVAEPGYGAAVHAGVLAADPADGVVCVLDADGSFDPAQLPRLVGPVLVGEAQLGTGRRRPTARGVWPLHARVANAFLAHRLRRTTGLDVHDIGPIRAVRRDDLLALGLRDRRFGYPLELLIAAGRAGWRVVEVDVDYHPRAAGTRSKVTGTVLGTARAVRDMSAVLAR, encoded by the coding sequence ATGACCGATGTGGTTCTTCCCTGCCGCAACGAGGCCCCGGCCCTGCCCGACCTGCTGGCCCGGATGCCGGCCGGCTACCGGCCGATCGTGGTGGACAACGGCTCGACCGACGGCTCGGCGGCGGTGGCCCGCGCCTGCGGCGCCGAGGTGATCAGCGTGGCCGAGCCCGGGTACGGCGCGGCGGTGCACGCCGGGGTCCTGGCGGCCGACCCCGCCGACGGGGTGGTGTGCGTGCTGGACGCCGACGGGTCCTTCGACCCGGCGCAGCTGCCCCGGCTGGTCGGTCCGGTCCTCGTCGGCGAGGCGCAGCTGGGCACCGGCCGGCGGCGTCCGACCGCGCGCGGGGTGTGGCCGCTGCACGCCCGGGTCGCCAACGCCTTCCTGGCCCACCGGCTGCGCCGCACGACCGGCCTCGACGTCCACGACATCGGGCCGATCCGGGCCGTCCGCCGGGACGACCTGCTGGCGCTGGGGTTGCGGGACCGCCGCTTCGGTTACCCGCTGGAGCTGCTGATCGCGGCCGGTCGGGCCGGCTGGCGGGTGGTCGAGGTCGACGTCGACTACCACCCCCGGGCGGCCGGGACCCGATCCAAGGTCACCGGCACCGTGCTCGGCACCGCCCGCGCGGTCCGGGACATGAGCGCGGTGCTGGCCCGGTGA
- a CDS encoding ROK family transcriptional regulator, giving the protein MSGPAASKPHASSKSLVLDAIRAAGTISRVGLIKATGFTAPTISTLVRKLINEGLVVETGHAKSTGGKRRVLLQLDHASRYAVGVHLDHGVITYALTNLGGTVVARISRPGAGAEEPPVVVARIATEIAALIAGVGVERARILGVGLVFPGPVDATRGIGGPPDVGLAPAMRQWNGFPLGRALEQVTALPVVLDNDSTAAALGEHWTGGFGAATSAAVLYMGTGIGAGLVINGVTYRGPSGNVGELGHVCVSADGPRCWCGARGCVEALAGPAAVVAAARSDPAAARAVGFTVGARRPSVVADFAAISRAARRGEPHALALLERSARHVGAAARTLANLMDLEVLVLTGPSLAAAGSVYLPIVRHELRASFSRGTHTVDVRLSRSAATASAIGAAALVLESELVPLGSGPRPPEQVTDERAGLTESAS; this is encoded by the coding sequence GTGAGCGGACCAGCAGCGAGCAAACCGCATGCGAGCAGCAAGTCACTCGTTCTCGACGCGATCCGGGCGGCCGGCACGATCAGCCGGGTCGGCCTGATCAAGGCTACCGGTTTCACCGCACCGACGATCTCCACCCTGGTCCGCAAGCTCATCAACGAGGGCCTGGTCGTCGAGACCGGTCACGCCAAGTCGACCGGGGGCAAACGGCGGGTCCTGCTCCAACTCGACCACGCCTCCCGGTACGCCGTCGGCGTGCACCTGGATCACGGCGTCATCACGTACGCGCTGACCAACCTGGGCGGCACCGTGGTGGCCCGGATCTCCCGTCCCGGTGCCGGCGCCGAGGAGCCGCCGGTCGTCGTCGCCCGGATCGCCACCGAGATCGCCGCGCTCATCGCCGGCGTCGGAGTGGAACGGGCCCGGATTCTCGGCGTCGGCCTGGTGTTCCCCGGCCCGGTCGACGCCACCCGGGGCATCGGCGGCCCCCCGGACGTCGGGCTCGCCCCCGCCATGCGGCAGTGGAACGGGTTTCCGCTGGGCCGGGCGCTGGAACAGGTGACGGCGCTGCCGGTGGTGCTGGACAACGACTCGACCGCGGCGGCGCTGGGTGAGCACTGGACGGGCGGATTCGGCGCCGCGACCTCGGCCGCCGTCCTCTACATGGGCACCGGCATCGGTGCCGGCCTGGTCATCAACGGCGTCACCTACCGGGGGCCGAGCGGCAACGTCGGGGAACTGGGGCACGTCTGCGTGTCGGCCGACGGGCCGCGGTGCTGGTGCGGTGCCCGTGGCTGTGTGGAGGCGCTGGCCGGGCCGGCTGCGGTGGTCGCCGCCGCGCGGTCGGACCCGGCAGCGGCCCGGGCGGTGGGTTTCACGGTCGGCGCGCGGCGGCCCTCGGTGGTCGCCGACTTCGCCGCGATCAGCCGCGCCGCACGCCGGGGCGAACCGCACGCGCTGGCGTTGCTGGAGCGGTCCGCCCGGCACGTCGGGGCCGCCGCCCGGACGCTGGCGAACCTGATGGATCTCGAGGTGCTCGTGCTGACCGGGCCGAGCCTGGCCGCCGCCGGGTCGGTGTACCTTCCCATCGTCCGGCACGAACTCCGCGCCTCCTTCTCGCGGGGCACGCACACGGTCGACGTACGGCTCTCCCGTTCCGCCGCCACGGCCTCGGCCATCGGCGCCGCCGCCCTGGTCCTCGAATCCGAGCTCGTACCACTGGGTTCCGGGCCGCGCCCGCCCGAGCAGGTGACCGACGAGCGGGCGGGGCTCACCGAATCGGCAAGCTGA
- a CDS encoding alpha/beta fold hydrolase, whose product MTSTTIPGFDYQRVTVDEDVRLQVAVGGTGRPIVLLHGFPQTHLMWRHVATDLAADHTVICPDLRGYGASDKPAERDGDTYAKRTMAADVVTLARELGHQRFALAGHDRGALVAIRAGLDHPDTITHLASLDVLPTPDTWDILHGVDAAVAFHLYLMAQPPGLPEQLIGASPDAFFGYFLDVWARDPQAIAPDVRAEYLRASREAVPSIVADYRASAGVDLAHDRADRAAGNRLTMPVTVVQQDWGAALGFDAAARWRAWATDLEHHTTSAGHFMAEETPTEVVTVLRRLLTRPGADR is encoded by the coding sequence ATGACCAGCACCACCATTCCCGGCTTCGACTACCAGCGCGTCACCGTCGACGAAGATGTACGGCTCCAGGTGGCGGTGGGCGGCACCGGACGGCCGATCGTGCTGCTGCACGGCTTCCCGCAGACCCACCTCATGTGGCGGCACGTCGCCACCGACCTGGCTGCCGACCACACCGTGATCTGCCCAGACCTGCGCGGCTACGGTGCCAGCGACAAGCCCGCCGAGCGCGACGGCGACACGTACGCCAAGCGGACCATGGCCGCCGACGTCGTCACCCTCGCCCGCGAGCTGGGTCACCAGCGGTTCGCCCTCGCCGGGCACGACCGTGGCGCGCTGGTCGCCATCCGCGCCGGCCTCGACCATCCGGACACGATCACCCACCTCGCCTCGCTCGACGTGCTGCCCACCCCCGACACGTGGGACATCCTGCACGGAGTCGACGCGGCGGTCGCCTTCCACCTCTACCTCATGGCCCAACCACCCGGCCTGCCCGAGCAGCTGATCGGCGCCAGCCCGGACGCCTTCTTCGGCTACTTCCTCGACGTCTGGGCCCGGGACCCGCAGGCCATCGCCCCGGACGTACGCGCGGAGTACCTCAGGGCGTCTCGTGAGGCGGTGCCGTCCATCGTCGCCGACTACCGCGCCTCGGCCGGTGTCGACCTCGCACACGACCGGGCCGACCGGGCCGCCGGGAACCGGTTGACCATGCCGGTCACCGTGGTCCAGCAGGACTGGGGAGCGGCCCTCGGTTTCGACGCCGCCGCCCGGTGGCGCGCCTGGGCCACCGACCTGGAGCACCACACCACGTCCGCCGGTCACTTCATGGCCGAGGAGACCCCCACCGAGGTCGTCACGGTGCTACGCCGCCTGCTCACCCGCCCCGGCGCCGACCGGTAG
- a CDS encoding TIGR04282 family arsenosugar biosynthesis glycosyltransferase, which produces MSVPQVLVLAKKPEPGRVKTRLCPPCTPEQAARVAAAALADTLDTVTTATAGARVLVVDGDHPAPPGWTRLAQRGGPLGDRLANAFADTREVGTSTLLIGMDTPQLTAGHLDTATRLLGTADGPDAVFGPADDGGWWTLGLRVPDHAEVLRTIPTSVADTGRLTLAALRRRGLRVHLLPHLRDVDTAADAHAVAARCPAGSRFAVAVAADVPSPVAVAR; this is translated from the coding sequence GTGAGCGTCCCTCAGGTGCTGGTGCTGGCCAAGAAGCCGGAACCAGGCCGGGTCAAGACGCGGCTCTGCCCGCCCTGCACCCCCGAACAGGCGGCCCGGGTCGCCGCTGCCGCCCTGGCCGACACCCTCGACACAGTCACCACGGCCACGGCCGGCGCCCGGGTCCTGGTCGTCGACGGTGACCATCCGGCCCCACCGGGCTGGACGCGGCTCGCCCAGCGGGGCGGCCCGCTCGGCGACCGGCTGGCCAACGCGTTCGCCGACACCCGCGAGGTGGGTACCAGCACCCTGCTGATCGGCATGGACACCCCGCAGCTCACCGCCGGCCACCTCGACACCGCGACGCGGCTGCTCGGCACGGCGGACGGACCGGACGCGGTGTTCGGGCCGGCCGACGACGGTGGTTGGTGGACGCTGGGCCTGCGCGTACCCGACCACGCCGAGGTGCTGCGCACCATCCCGACCTCGGTGGCGGACACCGGCCGGCTCACCCTGGCCGCGTTGCGCCGTCGCGGCCTGCGGGTCCACCTGCTGCCCCACCTGCGGGACGTGGACACCGCGGCCGACGCGCACGCAGTGGCCGCACGGTGCCCGGCGGGCAGCCGGTTCGCCGTCGCCGTCGCCGCCGACGTGCCGTCGCCCGTGGCGGTCGCCCGGTGA
- a CDS encoding molybdopterin-dependent oxidoreductase, with protein MTSRPTRLRRLAGWWQAPLPAPPQVLRRGPLRPDRFPSRLRSTRLTSQLGVALGVAFAVCFLTGLLSHLVLNPPGWFGWPARPVGLYRFAQGLHVATGLATVPLLGAKLWSVYHHLFRWPPVRSIAHAVERASVAVLVAAALFQVVGGVLNVSRWYAPMPYFFTAGHYRVAWLAIGALLVHVGVQLPAVRAALARPTDESPSDRLSRRGLLGGVAAAAGLVTLTTVGQTVRPLSGLAVLAPRRPDVGPQGLPVNKTAQRAGVAVRALDPAYRLVVTGPAGRTELDLADLHALEQHTAQLPIACVEGWSATGRWSGVRLRDLVALVGVDLDRATVVVESLEEVGRYRTSTVGPAHVRDPLTLVALRLGGAPLHLDHGFPARLIAPNRPGVLQTKWLGRIIVRQSR; from the coding sequence GTGACCAGCCGTCCCACCCGGCTGCGGCGGTTGGCAGGCTGGTGGCAGGCGCCCCTGCCGGCACCCCCGCAGGTGCTGCGGCGCGGGCCACTGCGGCCCGACCGGTTCCCCTCCCGGTTACGGTCGACCCGGCTGACCAGCCAACTCGGCGTCGCGCTCGGTGTGGCGTTCGCCGTCTGCTTCCTCACCGGGCTGCTCAGTCACCTGGTCCTGAACCCGCCGGGCTGGTTCGGCTGGCCGGCCCGCCCGGTGGGGCTCTACCGGTTCGCCCAGGGTCTGCACGTGGCGACGGGTCTGGCCACGGTGCCGCTGCTCGGGGCCAAGCTGTGGTCGGTCTACCACCACCTGTTCCGCTGGCCGCCGGTCCGGTCGATCGCCCACGCGGTCGAACGCGCCAGCGTCGCCGTGCTGGTCGCCGCGGCGCTGTTCCAGGTGGTGGGCGGGGTGCTGAACGTCTCCCGCTGGTACGCGCCGATGCCGTACTTCTTCACCGCCGGGCACTACCGGGTGGCGTGGCTGGCGATCGGCGCGCTGCTGGTGCACGTCGGCGTACAACTGCCGGCCGTACGCGCCGCGCTCGCCCGGCCCACCGACGAGTCGCCGTCCGACCGGCTCAGCCGACGCGGGCTGCTCGGCGGTGTCGCCGCAGCGGCCGGGCTGGTCACCCTGACCACTGTCGGGCAGACCGTCCGACCGCTGTCCGGGCTGGCGGTGCTCGCCCCCCGCCGGCCGGACGTGGGACCGCAGGGGCTACCGGTCAACAAGACCGCGCAGCGCGCCGGGGTGGCCGTCCGCGCGCTGGACCCGGCGTACCGGCTGGTGGTCACCGGTCCCGCCGGGCGCACCGAGCTGGACCTCGCCGACCTGCACGCGCTGGAGCAGCACACCGCGCAGCTGCCGATCGCCTGTGTGGAGGGGTGGAGCGCCACCGGGCGGTGGAGCGGGGTGCGGCTGCGGGACCTGGTCGCGCTCGTCGGTGTCGACCTGGACCGGGCGACAGTCGTCGTCGAGTCGCTGGAGGAGGTCGGCCGGTACCGCACGTCGACAGTCGGGCCGGCGCACGTACGTGACCCGCTGACGCTTGTCGCCCTGCGGCTGGGCGGGGCACCCCTGCACCTCGACCACGGTTTTCCCGCCCGCCTGATCGCCCCGAACCGCCCCGGCGTGCTACAGACCAAGTGGCTCGGCCGGATCATCGTCCGGCAGTCGCGGTGA
- a CDS encoding sensor histidine kinase, with product MLRLLRGRSILVHVLVLLTVTVLAVVVGVATVAQAMFLSPHDLWVVLVTVSASAVISLAVGAVFGSRLAASAVWAQAARDRERRLEAGRRELVAWVSHDLRTPLAGLRAMAEALEDRIIDDPATVAEYHRRIRVESDRMAQLVDDLFELSRIHAGALRLVPTTVPLRDIVSDAIAGVAPLAAGRKIRLVAADSGWPSVRAGERELARVVSNLLINSVRYTPEDGTVHIAAGHERDSVWLAVSDTCGGIPEQDLDRVFDVAFRGERARTPGTAGSGGGGGLGLAIVRGLVEAHGGRVDVRNTVRGCQFEVRLPAATGRS from the coding sequence ATGCTCCGGCTGCTGCGCGGCCGCTCGATCCTCGTACACGTCCTGGTGCTGCTCACCGTCACCGTGCTCGCCGTGGTCGTCGGCGTCGCCACCGTCGCCCAGGCCATGTTCCTGTCCCCGCACGACCTGTGGGTCGTCCTGGTCACCGTGAGCGCCTCCGCGGTGATCAGCCTCGCCGTCGGTGCCGTCTTCGGCAGCCGGCTGGCCGCCTCCGCCGTCTGGGCCCAGGCGGCCCGGGACCGGGAACGGCGGTTGGAGGCCGGACGGCGCGAACTCGTCGCCTGGGTGTCGCACGATCTGCGCACTCCCCTTGCCGGGTTGAGGGCGATGGCCGAGGCCCTGGAGGACCGCATCATCGACGACCCGGCCACCGTCGCCGAATACCACCGCCGCATCCGGGTGGAGAGCGACCGGATGGCGCAACTCGTCGACGACCTGTTCGAGCTGTCCCGGATCCACGCGGGCGCGCTGCGGCTCGTACCCACCACCGTGCCGCTGCGCGACATCGTGTCCGACGCGATCGCCGGTGTCGCGCCGCTCGCCGCCGGCCGGAAGATCCGCCTGGTCGCCGCGGACAGCGGCTGGCCCTCCGTACGCGCCGGTGAACGCGAACTCGCCCGCGTCGTCAGCAACCTGCTGATCAATTCCGTCCGGTACACCCCCGAGGACGGCACCGTGCACATCGCCGCCGGCCACGAACGCGACAGCGTGTGGCTGGCCGTCTCGGACACCTGCGGCGGCATCCCCGAGCAGGACCTGGACCGGGTCTTCGACGTCGCCTTCCGGGGCGAGCGGGCCCGCACACCGGGCACGGCCGGATCCGGTGGCGGCGGCGGGCTCGGCCTGGCGATCGTGCGTGGTCTCGTCGAGGCCCACGGCGGCCGCGTCGACGTGCGCAACACCGTCCGGGGCTGCCAGTTCGAGGTACGGCTGCCCGCCGCGACGGGCAGGTCGTGA
- a CDS encoding response regulator transcription factor, which produces MGHRVLVVDDDPTVSDVVRRYLEQDGCEVRLAADGAAGLAAIAAHRPDLVVLDLMMPGINGLDVCRRIRRQLPDLPVIMLTALGEEADRVLGLEVGADDYMTKPFSPRELVLRIRSVLRRTAGPATGSAGLGRLVDAELAVDVARRVAELDGVPLALTVREFDLLVFLMRHPGRAWSRADLLDKVWGWQFGDQSTVTVHVRRLREKIEKEPAEPRRICTVWGVGYRYDPLDEGARR; this is translated from the coding sequence ATGGGACACCGGGTGTTGGTGGTCGACGACGACCCCACGGTCAGCGACGTCGTCCGCCGCTACCTGGAACAGGACGGCTGCGAGGTCCGGCTGGCCGCCGACGGCGCCGCCGGGCTCGCGGCGATCGCCGCCCACCGGCCCGATCTCGTGGTGCTCGACCTGATGATGCCCGGGATCAACGGCCTCGACGTGTGCCGCCGCATCCGCCGGCAGCTCCCCGACCTTCCGGTGATCATGCTGACCGCCCTCGGCGAGGAGGCGGACCGGGTGCTGGGGCTGGAGGTCGGCGCGGACGACTACATGACCAAGCCGTTCTCGCCCCGGGAACTCGTGCTCCGGATCCGTTCGGTGCTGCGGCGTACCGCCGGGCCCGCCACCGGGTCGGCGGGCCTGGGCAGGCTCGTCGACGCGGAGCTCGCCGTCGACGTCGCCCGACGCGTCGCCGAGCTCGACGGCGTGCCGCTGGCGCTGACCGTCCGGGAGTTCGACCTGCTGGTGTTCCTGATGCGCCACCCCGGGCGGGCGTGGTCCCGCGCCGACCTGTTGGACAAGGTGTGGGGCTGGCAGTTCGGCGACCAGTCGACGGTGACCGTCCACGTCCGTCGGCTGCGCGAGAAGATCGAGAAGGAGCCGGCGGAACCGCGCCGCATCTGCACCGTCTGGGGCGTCGGCTACCGGTACGATCCGCTCGACGAAGGAGCCCGCCGGTGA
- a CDS encoding class I SAM-dependent methyltransferase has protein sequence MNAVAVFDAVFDRAASGHPTAFTARHPSGGVLRFDPAVWCRDATAGDATLLARCTGPTLDVGCGPGRLTGALIDAGRPALGIDVSAIAVRLARRRGAVALQRDVFGPVPGAGRWRHLLLADGNIGIGGDPHRLLRRCRRLLAADGRLHAELAPPGTPAWSGTATVQTPGGTGSPLPWACVPLDDLAALAGDTALRVRDTWTEAGRWFATLTPR, from the coding sequence GTGAACGCCGTCGCGGTCTTCGACGCCGTGTTCGACCGGGCCGCGTCGGGCCACCCGACCGCGTTCACGGCCCGGCACCCGAGCGGCGGTGTGCTGCGGTTCGACCCGGCCGTCTGGTGCCGGGACGCCACCGCCGGGGACGCCACCCTGCTCGCCCGCTGCACCGGCCCCACCCTCGACGTCGGCTGCGGTCCCGGCCGGCTCACCGGTGCGTTGATCGACGCCGGACGCCCGGCCCTCGGCATCGACGTCAGCGCCATCGCGGTCCGGCTGGCCCGCCGGCGTGGCGCGGTCGCGCTGCAACGCGACGTCTTCGGCCCGGTGCCGGGGGCCGGTCGCTGGCGGCACCTGCTGCTGGCCGACGGCAACATCGGCATCGGCGGTGACCCGCACCGGCTGTTACGCCGCTGCCGCCGGCTGCTGGCGGCCGACGGCCGGCTGCACGCCGAGCTCGCGCCACCCGGCACCCCGGCCTGGTCCGGCACGGCCACGGTGCAGACCCCGGGCGGCACCGGCAGCCCCCTGCCGTGGGCCTGCGTACCCCTCGACGATCTTGCCGCGTTGGCCGGGGACACGGCGCTGCGGGTGCGCGACACCTGGACGGAGGCGGGCCGGTGGTTCGCCACCCTCACGCCGAGGTGA